The Trichocoleus sp. FACHB-46 nucleotide sequence TCTCCTGATGCAATGTCCAGACTGTCAATCCACTCACGTCGTCAAAAACGGTCGCCGTCAACAGCAGCAGAACTACTTGTGCCGTCAGTGCTCTCGTCAGTTCCTGGATGCTTACCAGCCCAAAGGCTATC carries:
- a CDS encoding IS1 family transposase, whose protein sequence is MQCPDCQSTHVVKNGRRQQQQNYLCRQCSRQFLDAYQPKGY